The Arthrobacter sp. PM3 genome contains the following window.
ACGGTGGGCCTGGAAATCCTCGAACAGGTGCCCGACGTCGACACCATCCTCATGGGCGTCGGCGGCGGCGGCCTGCTGGCCGGCGTCGCCGTCGCCGTGAAGGCCCGCGCCAAGGAACTGGGCCGCGATATCCGCATCATCGGCGTCCAGGCCGAGAACGCGGCCGCCTACCCGCCCTCGCTCGCCGCGGACGCCCTCGTCCCGCTCAAGAAGGTCTCCACCATGGCGGACGGCATCGCCGTCGGCCGGCCCGGGCAGCTGCCGTTTAGCATCATCCGCGAGCTGGTGGACGACGTCGTCACCGTCAGCGAGGACGCCCTGGCCCGGGCGCTGATCTTCCTGCTCGAACGCGCCAAGATGGTGGTGGAACCCGCCGGGGCGGTCGGCGTCGCCGCGCTCATGGAAGGCAAGATCGAAAACCCCGGAACCGTCGCGGTGGTGCTCTCCGGCGGCAACATCGACCCCATGCTGATGCTCAAGGTGATCCAGCGCGGCCTCTCCGCCGCCGGCCGCTACATGACCGTGCGCATGATGCTCGACGACCGGCCCGGCTCGCTCGCAACCATCGCCCGCATCATCGCCGAAAACGACGCCAACGTCACCGGGCTGGACCACACGCGGGTGGGCGGCTCCATCAGCATGGGCGACGTCTCCATCACGGTCAACCTGGAAACCAAAGGCCACGAGCACTGCAGCCAGGTCCTGGCAGCACTGCGGGCCGAGGGCTTCCAGCCGATCGTGGTGCACTAGGGGACGTGGTGCTGGAGCCGTCCGGCGGCGGCCAGCCGGGAGCCGGGGACACCCCCGCAGTACGGGCCCGCCGGGGCCTGCTGGTGGTGGGCTCGTTCGTGGTGTTGCTGTACCTGATCGAGATCGTCAACACCGTCATGCTCCATGCCCTGAACCGCACGTTCGGGCTGCGCCCGCGCAGCCTGGACGGGATCTTGGACATCCTGACGTTTCCGCTGCTGCACGCCAGCCTGGCCCACCTGATGTCCAACACGCTCCCGCTGGTCATCTTCGGGTTCCTCGTGTTCCTGTCCGGCCGGCGCGTCTTCATCACCGCCCTGGCCGCCAGCTGGCTTGCCTCGGGAATTCTCGTCTGGCTGATCGGCGGCACCAGCGTCACCGTCGGCGCGTCCGGACTGGTATTCGGGCTGTTCTCGTTCCTGCTGGTCCGCGGCTTCTTCAACCGGAGCTGGTGGCAGATCGTGCTGTCGGTGGTCCTGTTCATGGCCTACGGCGGCATCCTGTTCGGCGTCCTGCCCACAGTGGCCAGCTTCGTCTCATGGCAGGCCCACCTGGGCGGGGCAATCGGCGGCGTCGTGGCGGCGCTGCTGCTAAGCACGCGGCGCCCGCGGTAAAGGGTAACTGCGCAAATAACGACGCCGGCCTCCCCTTGAAGGGGAGACCGGCGTCGTTGTTGATCCATGCAGGATCCTGTGCGGCGTTGTCAGCCGGTGTACGGCTTGGCGGAGATGATTTCCACCGCGATGGCCTTGCCGTTCGGGGCGGTGTAGCTGAGCTTGTCGCCCTCCTTGTGGCCCACGATGGCCGCGCCGAGGGGTGACTTCTCGCTGAAGACGTCCAGGTCCGAGCCACCGGCGATCTCGCGGGAGCCGAGGAGGAAGGTTTCCTCGTCGCCGGCAATCTTTGCCACGACGATCATGCCCGGCTCCACGATTCCGTCATCGGCCGGGGCCTCGCCGACGTGGGCGTCGCGCAGGAGTACCGTGAGCTGGCGGATGCGGGCCTCGATCTTGCCCTGCTCCTCCTTGGCAGCGTGGTAGCCGCCGTTTTCCTTGAGGTCGCCCTCCTGGCGCGCGGCTTCGATCTTCTGGACGATTTCTGCCCGGCCTGCGCCGGAAAGGTGGTCCAGCTCTGCCTTCAGGCGGTCAAAAGCTTCCTGGGTTAGCCAAGCCGCAGTTGCGCTGTTGGTGGTAGACACGGACTTCTCCTTTGGGTGGTCATACAAACAAAGACCCCGCCACGATGGCCACTTTTAGGACGCAGGGTCTTTGGCAGTAACCAGCTCAGCGGGGAAAGGTATTGATCCATTGTAGGCAATCCTGTGGATAAACCAAAGACGAATGCGGTGCGGATCACACCGTGTCGCGCCCCGGCCTACTTTCCGGCGTCGGGAATCCAGCAGCTGTCGACGACGGCGGAGACCGCTTGGGACTCCGTGCGCAGTTCGGCGCGGTGGGCGGTGGTGCGTCCGCCGTCCGTGCCGACGTCGGCCCCGTTGGGGGCGATGTCCACGACCTGCCAGCCGACAATCGCGAACTTCGAGTCCATGGCTTTGACGGCGCATTTGGCGTCCGTCGCCGGCTCCTTGGTGACCTGGAAGTCGATCTCCGTCAGCGTGGCGTCGCGGGTGCTGTAGCCGATGTCCTTGAAGCTCACGCTGGCGGTGGCCGCCGACGTCGACACCCAGGCCAGGAAGGCGATGCCCACGGCGAGGCCGGCGATGAGGATGTTGCGTTTGGCCTTGCGGGTCAGCGCGCGCTTTTGGCCGCCGTAACGATTGGCTAGGCTGGTAGGTGCCGGCGCGGCGGGCTGATCCTCGGAAGTCACTCATCCAGTTTAGTGTGGATCGGACCGGGACGGTGCCGCCCGCCAGCCCCGCACTGTCCGCCTGCATTGTCCGTTCGTACTGCACCGTCCGTTCGTACTGCACCGTCCGTCCGCAGAGACCCGCACTGTCCGCCCGAAGGGAAGGACAGCAGAAAGAGGAGCCGTCCCCCGATGACAGCAGCCCCCAGCCCGTCAGCCCCGCTCCGTCTGCTGGCGGTCCATGCTCATCCCGACGACGAATCGAGCAAGGGCGCCGCCACGATGGCCATGTACGCCGCCGCCGGGGTGGACGTCCTGGTGGCCACCTGCACCGACGGCTCCCGCGGCGACATCCAGAACCCGGCCATGGAGGGCAAACCGCACCCCAAACGCGACATGGCCGGGGCGCGCCGGCTTGAGATGGATGCCGCGGCCAAGGTCCTCGGCGTCCGGCAGCGCTGGCTCGGATTCGTGGATTCCGGCCTGCCGGAGGGCGATCCGCTGCCGGACCTGCCGGCGGGGTGCTTCGCCCTGCAGCCGCTGGAGCGGGCGGCCGCGCCCCTGGTCCGGCTGGTTCGGGACTTCAAGCCGCAGGTGATCCTGAGCTATGACGAGAACGGCGGCTACCCGCACCCGGACCACATCATGGCGCACCGCGTGGCCGTCGAGGCGTTCGCTGCTGCCGGCGATCCCGCCCGGTACCCGGGCACCGGGGAGCCCTGGACGCCCAGCAAGCTCTACTATGACCGCGCCTTCAGCCCGGACCGCTTCCGCGCACTCCACTTCGCCCTGGAAGAGGCCGGCCTGCAGTCGCCGTATGCCGAGCGTCTGGCCGCTTGGCTCGAAGCGGACGCCGAGGGCCACACCCCGCCGCCGCCGACCCACCCCACCACCACCCAGATCGAGTGCGGCGACTTTTTCGAAGCCCGGGACGAGGCACTGCGGTCCCACCGCACCCAGGTGGACCCGGAAGGGTTCTTCTTCGCGGTCTCTCCGGCCATGCAGCGCAGGGTCTGGCCGTGGGAGGACTACTCCCTCATCGAGTCCCGCATCCCGTCGGAACTGCCCGAAAAGGACCTTTTCGCCGGGCTAAGATAGACGGGAGAGCGATCTTCTATTCCGTGTAGAAAAGACACTGCGGGTAGAAGAGCCGCCGCAGAAAGACACCGGTTTCCACAGAAGGTTTTCACCGTGCATTCCTTGCTCATAGCTCTGGCAACAGCCCCGGCGCCCAGCCCTACGCCGTCACTGCGCCCGGGCCTGTCCGAGGACCAGGTCACCCCGGGTCTGCTGGGCTTCCTGCTGACAGCCTTCATCGTGGTGCTGACAGCGTTCCTGATCGTGGACATGGTGCGGCGCATCCGCCGGGTCCGCTACCGGGCCCAGGTGGAGGCCGAGCGCGAAGCCGCCGAAGAGGCTCCGGACGGGGCCGGGGCCGGCACGTCCGGCGGCGGCGGGCTGCCTTCCGATGGCGGGGTTTCCCGGCCGGAAGTCAACGGCGATGCAGGACCCGGCAACCGCTGACGGCGGCACCCCTGACCCGCAGCCCGAGGCATCGAACGCCCTGGCCGCGGAACCCTCTGCCTATCTGCGCCAGCACGCCGGCAACCCCGTTCACTGGCAGCCCTTCGGCGACGCGGCCTTCGCCGCCGCAGCCGCCCGGGACGTGCCGGTGTTCCTCTCGATCGGCTACGCCGCCTGCCACTGGTGCCACGTCATGGCGCACGAATCCTTTGAGGACCCGGACACCGCCGAGTACCTGAACGCCCGCTTCGTCCCCGTCAAGGTGGACAGGGAGGAACGCCCCGACGTCGACGCCGTCTACATGGCGGCCACCCAGGCCATCAGCGGCGAGGGCGGCTGGCCCATGTCAGTCTTCCTCCTGCCGGACGGCCGTGCCTTCCACGCCGGCACTTACTTTCCGCCCCGGCCCCTGCCCGGCCGGCCCTCCTTCCGCCAGGTCCTGGAAGCCGTCAGCGAAGCCTGGACGCAGCGGCGCGGCGCCGTCGAAGCCAATGCCACCACCCTGGCGCGCGGCATCGCAGCGTCCCAACCGGCCGCCGCCGTCCGGCTCGACGGGACGCCGGCACCCCTGGATCCGTCACTTCTGGCCGACGCCGTCGGAGCCCTGTCCCGCTCCGAGGACCAAGCCCACGGCGGGTTCGGCGGCCCGCCGAAATTCCCGCCGTCGGCCGTGCTCGAATTCCTGATCCGGCACGCAGCCGTGCCCTCCGACACCGCCGCGGCGGCCAGGGACATGGCGGGCCGGACCCTCGCCGCAATGTCCCGTTCGGCGCTCTTCGACCAGCTTGACGGCGGCTTTGCCCGGTACAGCGTGACCCGGGACTGGTCCGTCCCGCATTTCGAGAAAATGCTCTACGACAACGCCCAGCTGCTGCGGGTCTACGCCCACTGGGTGCGGCTGGGCGGCACCCCCGAATATCCGGCCGCGGAAGCCGCCGGGGTCGCCGGGCGAACTGCGGACTGGCTCCTCGCCCGGCTCGGGCTGCCGCCGGAGGGACAGGGACCGGCCGTGGCCCTGGCATCGTCCCTGGACGCCGACACGGTGGTCGACGGCGTGCACGCCGAGGGCGCCAGCTATTTGTGGACCCCCGCCGGGCTGGAGGCTCTCCTGGGACCGGACGACGGCGCCGCCGTCGCCGCCCTCATGAACGTCCGGTCGCCGGGCAGCGTGACCGCCGACGGCTCGCCCCTGCATCCGGGCCGGGAGCTCGCTGGCGCGGAGGCCGCGCTGTGGCAGCGGGTCCGTCCGGTGCTGGCAGCCGAACGCGCCGCCCGGCCCCGGCCCGGCCGGGATGAGAAGGTCGTGGCCGGCTGGAACGGGCTGGCCGTCGCGGCACTCGCGGACGCCGGAGCCGTCCTGTCCCGGCCGGACCTCGTGGACGCCGCCGAGCGGATCGCGGGCTATCTGGAAAGGGTGCACTGGCAACCTTCCGGGGAAGGCCCCGGCCGGCTCATCCGCGTCTCCCACAGCGGCGCGGCGCGCGGCATCGGCGGCCTGCTGGAGGACTACGCGTTTTTCGCCGAGGGGCTGTTCGCGCTGTACGGGGTCACCGGGCACACCCGCTGGTACCGCCTCGCCGAGGCGGTCCTGGCCGCCGCCTGCGCGCGGTTCGCGGCCGACGGCGGGCTGAAGGACACAGCGGGGGAGTCGGCGCAGGTCACCGCCGCGCAGGGCGGACGGGACGGTCTGGACGTGTTCGACAACGCCGCCCCCAGCGGCGCCGCCGCCCTGGCCGGGGCGCTGGTGACCCACGCGGCCCTGTCCGGCTCGACGGCGGACCGCGCCCTCGCGGCCAACATCCTGTCGCTGCTGCCTCCGCTCGCGCTCCGGGCACCGCGCGTGGCCGGCTGGCTGCTCGCGACGGCCCAGGCCGCTCTCGCCGGCCCCGTCGAGGCCGCCGTCGCCGGGCCGGACACGCCGGAACGGGCCGCGCTGCACCGGGAACTGCTGCGCTCCGCCAGCCCCGGCCTTGTCATCGCGGTCCAGGACGACGACGCCGGGCCGCCCGTGCCGCTGCTGCGTGGCCGCGGCGCGGCCCCGGACGGCAGCCCGCAGGTGTTCCTGTGCCGGGACATGGTCTGCGACCTTCCGGCAGGTTCCGTCGAAGAGGTGCGCCGGCGGCTGGCTAGGATGGCTTCATGATTTCCCAAGACGGCTTTGACCTGGTGGTTTTCGATTGTGACGGCGTCCTGGTGGATTCCGAGGTGATCTCCGTCCGGGTGGACCAGCGGGTGCTGGCAGATCTCGGCTGGGAGCTGGAACTGGATGAAATCGTTGAACGGTTCGTCGGGAAGTCCGAGGCGCACTTTGTTGCCACCGTCGAGCAGCAGCTGGATATCCGGCTGGCCGACGGTTGGGACCGCGAGTACGGGCTCTGGTACCAGGAGGCGTTTGAACGCGACCTTGAGGCGGTTGACGGCATCGAGGAGGCCCTGGACCGGCTGCAGCTGCCGCACTGCGTGGCCTCCAGCGGCAGCCACGAGAAGATGCGCCGGACCCTGAGCCGGACCGGGCTGCTGCACCGGTTCGAGGGACGCATCTTTAGCGCCACGGAGGTCGCGAACGGCAAACCGGCACCGGATTTGTTCCTCCACGCCGCCGCACGGCTCAACACGGCTCCGGAACTGTGCGCCGTCGTCGAGGACAGTGCCTATGGCGTGCAGGCTGCCCGGGCCGCCGGAATGCACGTCTTCGCCTATGCAGGCGGCGTCACCCCGGCCGCGCGGCTGGCCGGACCAGGGACAACCGTCTTTTCCGACATGCGCCAGCTGCCCGAGCTCATCGCTGCCGGGCGCCCCTGCTGACCCGTCAGCCGATCGTGGCTGGCGCCCGGCCCGGCAGGCTCAGCTCAGGACCGCGATGGCAATGGCGATGTAGTGCGCGGCGAAGGCGACCACCGTCATGGCATGGAACAGTTCGTGGAAGCCGAAGTGCTCATAGCTGAAGTTCGGCTTCTTCAGCGCGTAGAAGACGGCGCCGGTGATGTAGAAGACGCCGCCGACGCAGATCAGCACCGCCGAGGCGACATTCGCGGCGAAGAAGTCCGGGAGGTAGAACAGCGCCCCGCAGCCCAAGGCGATGTAGATCGGCACGTAGAGCCAGCGCGGGGCGTTGGTCCACAGGAGCCGGAACAACACGCCCAGAACGGCGCCGGACCAGATGACCCACAACAGCACTTCGGCCTTCTGCCGGTCCAGCAGGGCCCAGGCCAGCGGCGTGTAGCTTCCGGCGATCACCAGCATGATATTGGTGTGGTCCAGGCGCTTCAGGACCATCTTGACCCGCGGGGACCAGTTCCCGCGGTGATACACGGCGCTGACGCCGAACAGCAGTACCCCGGTGACGGCGTAGACGGCACACGCGACCTTCAGATCCGCCGGAGCCAGGATCACGAGCACCAGCCCGGCGGCCAGCGCCAGCGGGGCCGTCACCGTGTGGATCCAGCCCCGCCATTTGGGCTTGATCATCAGCAGTTCGGCAAGCCGCACCGCGGCATCGTCCACCGGGGTCCGCTCAGTTGCCGGACGCTCCGGACGGGGTTCCGGACTGTTGCTCTCCATCCCGCAATAGTAACCTACGGGAAAGTAAGTTACCCGCGAGTAATAAGCATCCGGCGGCCATCCCGGGGCCGCCCTGCGCGCGGCAGGACGCTCATGCGGGTAGCCTAGGATGTGCACTGAACACAGGATCTCAAGGAAGCCAGGTGAATCTCCGGATGGAATTGCCCGGATTCCTCTACGGCTTTTACGAGCGCAACTTGCAGCGTTCCCTCGACCCGGAACGGATCCCCCGGCACATCGGTGTCATGGTCGACGGCAATCGGCGCTGGGCCCGCCAGTTCAACGCCCCCACGAGCCAGGGGCACCAGGCCGGCGCGGACAAGATCCACGAATTCCTCGGCTGGTGCCAGGAGCTTGGCGTCAAGGTGGTCACCCTGTACATGCTCTCGACGGACAACATGAACCGGTCGGGGGAGGAACTGGACCTCCTGATGGGCATTATCGCCAACACGATGGACCGGCTGGATGAGGACGCGGACATCTCGGTGCACGCGATGGGGGCGCCGGAACTGCTGCCGGATTATCTGGCCGAGCGGCTGAACAAACTGACGGCCCGCACGCCCGTGCACGAAAAGCTGCACGTCAATGTCGCCGTCGGCTACGGCGGGCGGCGGGAAATCGTCGACGCCGTCCGGGAACTGCTGCACGACGCCGTCGCCCGCGGCGCGGACATCGCACAACTGGCCGATGACCTCACCGTGGATGACATCTCCCGGTTCCTCTACACGCGCGGCCAGCCGGACCCTGACCTTGTGATCCGGACCTCCGGAGAGCAGCGGCTATCCGGGTTCCTCATGTGGCAAAGCGCGTACAGTGAGTTCTACTTCTGCGAGGCCCTGTGGCCGGCCTTCCGCAAGGTCGACTTCCTGCGCGCCCTGCGCGATTACGCCGGCAGGCAGCGCCGCTTCGGCGCCTGATCCGTTCACGCGGAGTTCACAAGAAAGCAACAAGAATCGCCGGAAAATAACCGGACAAACCGGCCGCCGGAGACGTACCTTGAGTGCATCGGCAGGTAATTCGCCGGCCGATCGGGGAGGCCAGTACATGGAGCGGATTTTCGCACCGGGTGTATGGGGGGCCGCGTCCGGCCTCCAGGCCGAGCCGCCTCACCTATAACAATTCCGGGCATTGTCCCGGGGCTGGAGTCGATGTGGCTATTTCTGAGCAACTGCCCGTTTCCGAACAGGGACAGAAAGCTACCTCTCGCGCCAAGCGAGCCACCTCAAAGACCGGTGCAGCGCATGCAGACGCTGCGGCCGGTCTTGCTGTTTCCGGGGAAGGAACAGAGCGCCGGGGCACGGCCCGCAGTTTCGTGATCGACACCTCCGTGCTGCTCTCCGATCCGCGGGCCCTCCTGCGCTTCGCCGAGCACGAGGTCATCCTGCCGATCGTCGTCATCACCGAGCTCGAAGGAAAGCGGCACGACCCCGAACTGGGCTACTTCGCGCGCAAAGCGCTCCGGCTGCTGGATGACCTGCGGCTCGAGCACGGCGGCCTGGACCGGCCCATCCCGCTCGGCCGCGACGGCGGCACGCTCATGGTGGAGCTGAACCACATCTCCGCCGAGGTGCTCCCGGCCGGCTTCCGCGGGGCGGACAACGACAGCCGCATCCTGGCGGTGGCGAAGAACCTGGCCAATGAGGGCCGCGATGTCACCGTGGTGTCCAAGGACCTGCCGATGCGCGTCAAAGCATCGGCGATGGGGCTGCTGGCCGACGAATACCGCAACGAACTCGTCAAGGACTCCGGCTGGACCGGCGTCGCCGAGGTCGACGCGGGCGAGGACGAGGTCGCCACCCTCTATGGGCACGAACCCGTGTTCATCCCGGCCGCGGCCGAGATGCCGACCAACACCGGGCTCGTGCTGCTGTCCAACCGCGGCTCGGCCCTTGGGCGGGTCGGGGCGGACAAGCAGGTCCGGCTCGTCAAGGGGGACCGCGACGTCTTCGGGCTCCACGGGCGCTCCGCCGAGCAGCGGCTCGCGATCGACCTCCTGATGGACCCCTCGGTCGGCATCGTGTCCCTGGGCGGCCGCGCCGGCACCGGCAAATCCGCCCTGGCCCTCTGCGCCGGCCTCGAGGCCGTCCTGGAGCGCCGGGAGCACCGCAAGGTGATCGTCTTCCGGCCCCTGTACGCCGTGGGCGGCCAGGAACTGGGCTACCTTCCCGGATCCGAGGCGGAAAAGATGAACCCCTGGGCCCAGGCCGTCTTTGACACGCTCGGCGCCCTGGTCAGCCAGGAAGTCGTGGAAGAGGTGATGGACCGGGGCATGCTCGAAGTCATGCCGCTGACCCACATCCGCGGCCGCTCACTGCACGACGCCTTCGTGATCGTCGACGAGGCCCAGTCCCTGGAGAAGAACGTGCTCCTCACCGTGATGAGCCGGATCGGACAGAACTCCAAGATCGTCCTGACCCATGATGTCGCCCAGCGCGACAACCTCCGCGTGGGCCGGCACGACGGCGTGGCCGCCGTGGTCGAGACGCTCAAGGGCCATCCGCTGTTCGGCCACGTCACCCTCACCCGCTCGGAGCGCTCGCCGATCGCGGCCCTGGTGACGGATCTGCTGGAGGGGGCGGAGATCTAAACCCGTCCCGTGTTGGGCCGCGGTCCGGTTTGCCGTGATTGGGCTGCCGGGCCACGGCCCTTCGTCGTGGTCGGGTTTGCCGTGGTTTGGTCCGCCGGGCGGCGGCGCCCCGCCGTCGCTTAGACACCTCCCGTCGCTGCGCTGTGGTCGCTGGGCGACCTCCGCTTCGCTTTGGTCGGCGATGCGCTCCTTTGCGGGACACCGCGGCCCGTCTAGGTGCGCCGCTCACTCGCCGCGATGGTCTTTGGTAACGGTGAGGTGCGTACGCGCCGGGGCGCGGTCTTTCGTAAAGGAGCGCATCGCGACGCATCGGACCCCGGAGGTCGCCCGGCGACCGCAGCGGGTCCCATGCGTTGTGTCTAAGCGACGGCGAAAGGCCGTGTCACGGCAAACGCAACCACGGCAAACGCAACCACGGCAGCTCTCATCATCGGTTGCTCCGGAACTGCCCTTCTGGGCGTCCTAAAAGGCGGGTACGGAGCAGTCGATGACGGGGTGCCTACTCGGCCGGGACGTCCCAGCTGATGTGGCGGCGGACGTCCGTGAGGTTCATCGATTCGGCGAGGAACAGGTCATCGAGCATGTATTCGTCCACGCCCAGGATCCTCAGCCAGTGTCCGTAGCCGGGCTCGCCGCCGGTATCCGGCGCATCCAGCCAGCGGCTCGCAACGCAGACGCCCGTGCCGGCGTCGATCCTCAACAGGGTGCGTCCGGGCAGGCAGATCGGGGTTGCCGGGTCGGCCGGACGGTAGGACGGGTTCGGGCTGACCGTGGCCTCGAGGGCGGGGCGGCCCTCGTGGTCCACTTCCGTGACGGAGCCCAGTTCCACGGCGTTGGAATTGGGGAATTCCAGCGGGACGGGGGAGTTGCCCGCGAGTTCCACGGGGTCGAGGACGGCGGCAAACCGGCCGTTCCCAAAGGACGGTTCGCCGTACGCTGCCTCCGGGCGGCGGCGCACCAGACCGTCGTCGTCGTACACGGGGGTGACGAGGTTCGGCGGCAGGAGCCAGGTCTTCCGCGTGGAACTGACGTAGAAGCCGCCGCGGGAGTCATTGATGCCGGTGGTGCTGGCGATCACTAGTCCGTCGGCGGTTTCCAGCCGGAGGGCGCCGGGCCTGCGCAGCCACGCCCGGACGAGGTCTTCGGGAGCGCCGGCTGCGGCAGAGCCTGCGGTGCCTGTGAGGGGCCGGTCCAGGTATTCGAATCTCAGCGACTGCCACTTCCAGGGCGAGGACCGGCACAGGTCCCGGAAGGCCGCTGCCTGGTCTGCGGGGCCGCGCGGCGTGCGGGGACCGCGCCCGTTCCTGCTGTCCCATGCGGCCATATCCACAGTTTACGCGCGGGGGCCCGCGGGTCGGACGAATATCCAGTAGCATCCGAGAGTGATCGAACGACTCGGCGACCTCGGGGCTGCCAGCCCGCTGGCTTTCTGGCTGGCGCTGGCCGCGTGTGCCTATTTTTTCGTCATGGCCGTGCGGCTTACCGTGATCGACGTCCGGCACCATCTGCTGCCGGACCGGATCGTGTTCCCCTCCTATGCGATTGCCGGGGTCCTGCTGCTGGGCGCGGCCGCCAGCCGGTTGCTGCCCCTCGGGCAGTCGGCCGCCGGCACGCCCGTCGCAGGGCTGTTCGGCGTGCCGGGGCTCCGCGTCCTGGCCGGCGGCGCGGCCCTGTGGCTCTTCTATTTCCTCCTGCACACGGTGTATCCGCCGGGAATGGGGTTCGGCGACGTTAAGCTCGCGGGCGTCCTGGGCATGTATCTGGGTTTCCTGGGCTGGGGGCACGTCTTTGCCGGGACCTTCGCGGCGTTCGTCCTGGGCGGCCTGTGGAGCCTGGGCCTGCTGCTGGCCCGCCGCGGCACGCTGCAATCGGCCATTCCCTTCGGCCCGTTCATGCTGGCAGGCACGGCGGCGGCCATGCTGCTCCTGCCCGCAAGTTAGCCGTCCTGTCACGGCGGGCTGCTGGCCCGGGGCTGGAAGCGCGCACCCACGACGCCACAAATCCCCGGCGACGCGCAAAATACCCTCCGCACCCAAATTCGGGTAGCGCCAGAGAATTTGCGCGTCGCAGATCGGGGGCCGCGTCGCAGAACGGGATCCGCATGGCGGGCGGCTCAGGTGCGGGCGGCCGCCCGTTCCG
Protein-coding sequences here:
- the ilvA gene encoding threonine ammonia-lyase → MNTLESLPVTLDDVLEAQKLLDGIITRTPVESSRALGGMVGGEVFLKCENLQRAGSFKVRGAYVRMAKLSDAEKKRGVVAASAGNHAQGVAVAAKSLGIKARIYMPLGVALPKLAATRSHGAEVVLHGHNVDEALAEARRYADESGAVFVHPFDDVDVVAGQGTVGLEILEQVPDVDTILMGVGGGGLLAGVAVAVKARAKELGRDIRIIGVQAENAAAYPPSLAADALVPLKKVSTMADGIAVGRPGQLPFSIIRELVDDVVTVSEDALARALIFLLERAKMVVEPAGAVGVAALMEGKIENPGTVAVVLSGGNIDPMLMLKVIQRGLSAAGRYMTVRMMLDDRPGSLATIARIIAENDANVTGLDHTRVGGSISMGDVSITVNLETKGHEHCSQVLAALRAEGFQPIVVH
- a CDS encoding DUF4307 domain-containing protein, with the protein product MTSEDQPAAPAPTSLANRYGGQKRALTRKAKRNILIAGLAVGIAFLAWVSTSAATASVSFKDIGYSTRDATLTEIDFQVTKEPATDAKCAVKAMDSKFAIVGWQVVDIAPNGADVGTDGGRTTAHRAELRTESQAVSAVVDSCWIPDAGK
- a CDS encoding thioredoxin domain-containing protein produces the protein MQDPATADGGTPDPQPEASNALAAEPSAYLRQHAGNPVHWQPFGDAAFAAAAARDVPVFLSIGYAACHWCHVMAHESFEDPDTAEYLNARFVPVKVDREERPDVDAVYMAATQAISGEGGWPMSVFLLPDGRAFHAGTYFPPRPLPGRPSFRQVLEAVSEAWTQRRGAVEANATTLARGIAASQPAAAVRLDGTPAPLDPSLLADAVGALSRSEDQAHGGFGGPPKFPPSAVLEFLIRHAAVPSDTAAAARDMAGRTLAAMSRSALFDQLDGGFARYSVTRDWSVPHFEKMLYDNAQLLRVYAHWVRLGGTPEYPAAEAAGVAGRTADWLLARLGLPPEGQGPAVALASSLDADTVVDGVHAEGASYLWTPAGLEALLGPDDGAAVAALMNVRSPGSVTADGSPLHPGRELAGAEAALWQRVRPVLAAERAARPRPGRDEKVVAGWNGLAVAALADAGAVLSRPDLVDAAERIAGYLERVHWQPSGEGPGRLIRVSHSGAARGIGGLLEDYAFFAEGLFALYGVTGHTRWYRLAEAVLAAACARFAADGGLKDTAGESAQVTAAQGGRDGLDVFDNAAPSGAAALAGALVTHAALSGSTADRALAANILSLLPPLALRAPRVAGWLLATAQAALAGPVEAAVAGPDTPERAALHRELLRSASPGLVIAVQDDDAGPPVPLLRGRGAAPDGSPQVFLCRDMVCDLPAGSVEEVRRRLARMAS
- the mca gene encoding mycothiol conjugate amidase Mca → MTAAPSPSAPLRLLAVHAHPDDESSKGAATMAMYAAAGVDVLVATCTDGSRGDIQNPAMEGKPHPKRDMAGARRLEMDAAAKVLGVRQRWLGFVDSGLPEGDPLPDLPAGCFALQPLERAAAPLVRLVRDFKPQVILSYDENGGYPHPDHIMAHRVAVEAFAAAGDPARYPGTGEPWTPSKLYYDRAFSPDRFRALHFALEEAGLQSPYAERLAAWLEADAEGHTPPPPTHPTTTQIECGDFFEARDEALRSHRTQVDPEGFFFAVSPAMQRRVWPWEDYSLIESRIPSELPEKDLFAGLR
- the greA gene encoding transcription elongation factor GreA, which codes for MSTTNSATAAWLTQEAFDRLKAELDHLSGAGRAEIVQKIEAARQEGDLKENGGYHAAKEEQGKIEARIRQLTVLLRDAHVGEAPADDGIVEPGMIVVAKIAGDEETFLLGSREIAGGSDLDVFSEKSPLGAAIVGHKEGDKLSYTAPNGKAIAVEIISAKPYTG
- a CDS encoding hemolysin III family protein: MESNSPEPRPERPATERTPVDDAAVRLAELLMIKPKWRGWIHTVTAPLALAAGLVLVILAPADLKVACAVYAVTGVLLFGVSAVYHRGNWSPRVKMVLKRLDHTNIMLVIAGSYTPLAWALLDRQKAEVLLWVIWSGAVLGVLFRLLWTNAPRWLYVPIYIALGCGALFYLPDFFAANVASAVLICVGGVFYITGAVFYALKKPNFSYEHFGFHELFHAMTVVAFAAHYIAIAIAVLS
- a CDS encoding rhomboid family intramembrane serine protease gives rise to the protein MLEPSGGGQPGAGDTPAVRARRGLLVVGSFVVLLYLIEIVNTVMLHALNRTFGLRPRSLDGILDILTFPLLHASLAHLMSNTLPLVIFGFLVFLSGRRVFITALAASWLASGILVWLIGGTSVTVGASGLVFGLFSFLLVRGFFNRSWWQIVLSVVLFMAYGGILFGVLPTVASFVSWQAHLGGAIGGVVAALLLSTRRPR
- a CDS encoding HAD family phosphatase; translated protein: MISQDGFDLVVFDCDGVLVDSEVISVRVDQRVLADLGWELELDEIVERFVGKSEAHFVATVEQQLDIRLADGWDREYGLWYQEAFERDLEAVDGIEEALDRLQLPHCVASSGSHEKMRRTLSRTGLLHRFEGRIFSATEVANGKPAPDLFLHAAARLNTAPELCAVVEDSAYGVQAARAAGMHVFAYAGGVTPAARLAGPGTTVFSDMRQLPELIAAGRPC
- a CDS encoding isoprenyl transferase, whose protein sequence is MELPGFLYGFYERNLQRSLDPERIPRHIGVMVDGNRRWARQFNAPTSQGHQAGADKIHEFLGWCQELGVKVVTLYMLSTDNMNRSGEELDLLMGIIANTMDRLDEDADISVHAMGAPELLPDYLAERLNKLTARTPVHEKLHVNVAVGYGGRREIVDAVRELLHDAVARGADIAQLADDLTVDDISRFLYTRGQPDPDLVIRTSGEQRLSGFLMWQSAYSEFYFCEALWPAFRKVDFLRALRDYAGRQRRFGA